CGCGCATCGCGGAAGTGACCACCGGGTTGCTGGACGGGCATCGATTTGTGCGCAAGGACGATGAAAAGACCTGTGGTTTTTGTCATGGTGGCCGGGTCTATCCCGAGTTCACTGGCCAGTACGGGGTCGTCAAGGACGTGCATTATGAAAAAGGCATGACCTGTACGGATTGTCATTCCATGCAAGAGATGCACGGTGACGGTACGGCCTATACCGGGCGTCGTCAGGTTGCGGATCGGCCGAATTGCAAAGAATGTCATACCCCGGCGGCAGCGGAAAAGGTCAAGGCCAGTGGTCGGAAACCTGGTCCGGACATGAATGTGTCTGACAAAGCCAAACAGGCTCACGCCGATCATGACGGGCTATTGAGTTGTCAAACGTGTCACGCGTTGTCCACGTACAAGCATTGCACTAATTGTCATTTGGGCAAGGGCGCGGAATCAAAGTCTGGATTCATTCAGGGACGGAATCCCAGCAATCCCGATCAGGTGACGACCTTGCGGACCGTTCCGGCAGCACGAGATACTTTCGCGTCTGTTGGAATTGCCATGGAAAATTATGACAAGGTTCCCAACTACTGGGACGCTGCGCCGCATGTCATTCGTAAGACAACCGAGCGTACCGGCAACTGCGTGCTCTGCCATCTCGTCAAAAATTGTTATCTGAAACCGTCAACACTGCTCAAGGATGGAGCCAAGGCCAATGAGAAGTTGGTCTATCAGCCAAAGCCCATCCCGACCAAATAGCGAAGGTTTTGAGACATTCTGAGGTCACCCTTTCGAGGGTGCCCTCAGGCTGTCGATAAAGGCCCACTTGCTGCGTTGCTGCGAAAAGGTCAGATCCTCGCGTACCCAAAGTACGCGTCGGCCCTGACCTTTTCTTGCGTCTTGCATGTGAACCTTTCTCGACAGCCTGCCGGATTGATTACAAAGGTCCACTTGCTGCGTTGCTGCGAAAAGGTCAGATCCTCGCGTACCCAAAGTGCGCGTCGGCCCTGACCTTTTCTTGCGTCTTGCATGTGAACCTTTCTCGACAGCCTGCCGGATTGATTACAAAGGCCCACTTGCTGCGTTGCTGCGAAAAGGTCAGATCCTCGCGTACCCAAAGTACGCGTCGGCCCTGACCTTTTCTTGCGTCTTGCATGTGAACCTTTCTCGACAGCCTGCCGGATTGAAGTGTGTTGAGGCTGTTCTTGTGATGGTGGCCTTTTCAGGGGGACGAACTGTGCGTTGTGAGGGACACTGACACACCCAGTGTGCGGTGGTACGCACAGTCCTGCTCAAATGGTTATTGAAGCTTTCCCGTTCAAAGTTCTTATAAAACAGTGTGTTATGATTATGTTCTGCATTGGTACGGTTCTTGTTCTATAGCTGCCATCACGTGTCATCGGACATTGAATTCAGCTACTCAGGAACAAGAGAATGAAAAACACAGTACGACTTCTGGCCATTGCGTTGGCGATCGTTTTTGCCGTGCCCATGATGGGTGTGGCTGCCAGCGATCCGCACGGATTGTCCCCGGCTGCGGATATGACTTTTTTGCCGCATCTGGCAGGCTTGAGAAACAAGGTTTTCAAGAACCAGTATGGACAAAAAAAACATGTGTCCGAAGCCATTATTTTACGCGGCAGCGAGATCAAGGACGGCGCGGCCCAAGTGCAGCCCGGCGGGTTGTTCTATCTTTCGGAAACATCACATGATGCGCGGCCGTTCATGCGCGATCCATTTTTGATTTTGGGTGAACACGCCTACCTTGTGGACATCAATTCCACCAAACGGGTCTTCACGGATTTTGCCCTGAAAAAAGGGGACCGCAAACCCCTGGGCGATACCGGCTATCGGGTGTGGTTCGATTATTCCACCGACCATTATGAAAAGCCGTATGCCGAACTGGCCGTGGTGTCGCCATCAGGCGGCTGGCCGCTTGAATTCCCCATCTCTACCGTGTTCCCCGGCCGTGAAAATGTCAGGAAACTCGCCTTGAAAGAAGGGCTGAATCCCCAGTTGCACGATTTCTATCTGGACAACACCTATTATTTCGGTGCCAGCAAGTACGTTGCCAGGTCCATTGATTTCGATCGGGCCGAATTCGCGTCCATTGAATTTCCTGAAATTACGGATGCGACATTTTCCATGCAGCGACCGATCATTCTCGAAGTTCGTCAAGAGGATTATCGGTTCTATGGCAACAAGCGCATATACGCCTTTCGTCAGCCGAATGGTTTTCTTGTGCGGGTGACCAACTTCTCAGGCAGTGAGATTCTGGCCGAAAAATTGGTCAAACCAACATCGGCACAGGAATACAAGTCCCGGATGGATGAAAAGGATTCATATCATTTGACCATCCCGGAATTGGATATGCGGGTCGAGATCGTCATGGACCCGAGTTTCCTGAAGGATTCGGATTTTGTGCCGTGGGCGACCAGCAAATCGCATGGCTATTCGACAGGGCATTTCTCCTTCGTGGTGTACCGGGGGCTTATGACCGTGAAAAATGGACAAGCATGGCCATTGGATTCCCGGTACTCCGTTGTGCTTGAGCCAAACCTCAAGACGGGGATGTTGCAGCGATTGCTCATTGAAAACAATGAGGTGATCCGTTTCGACAACGAAAACGACAGCTATGACGGCCCGGTAAAGTATTCCGATATCTGGAATCGTCCGGCATTCACGGTTGTTGCCAATGATTTTGATGATGACGTTGTGCGCAATCTCTATGTTCGAGATTATTACCTGATGCGCACGGATAACATGGTCATGTGGGATGATGAGGGCCGGACCAATCTGGATTTCTTTCTTGGATCGTCGCCGGTGCTCGAACCGATTATCGAACGCAGTTTCCTGACTCGGCTGGCCGATTCCTCCTATGGAACGGTGGTCGAAGAATCGCAATTCACGTCCTATCCCAAGGTCGTTTCCAATGCGTCATTTTATGAGCCGGATCATAGTGCGCCGTTTGTTCCCCGTCTCAAGGGGTTGATGCGCAGGACTTCCCGGAACCGAAATAAGGAACGTTTGTTGTCCGCAGAAGCCGTCATGATTCGGGGGAGTTATGTGGATTACAAGAACAACCGGATCGTAATCCCGCCGGCCGGTCTTTGCTATACCTCCCGCAATGCCCGGAATATTCGTACTCTGGCTGGCGAGTCCTTCTACTTGTTGGGCAAGCGCGCATATTTGGCCACCTTTACCTCCGGGACATTTGTTCGCAAAAATCTGAATCTGGATTTCTGGAAAAACCAACCCATGGGTGACGGAAACCTGAT
This window of the Pseudodesulfovibrio sp. JC047 genome carries:
- a CDS encoding cytochrome c3 family protein — encoded protein: MYKGFVVSREAVKDDPHLAEGCSSCHAGDESASTREDAHTGLVARPSDEPERCAECHPDISENYSKSLHYTASGLKHGVAPRFSEKERKQFESTVFEKSCRSCHASCGDCHVKGPRIAEVTTGLLDGHRFVRKDDEKTCGFCHGGRVYPEFTGQYGVVKDVHYEKGMTCTDCHSMQEMHGDGTAYTGRRQVADRPNCKECHTPAAAEKVKASGRKPGPDMNVSDKAKQAHADHDGLLSCQTCHALSTYKHCTNCHLGKGAESKSGFIQGRNPSNPDQVTTLRTVPAARDTFASVGIAMENYDKVPNYWDAAPHVIRKTTERTGNCVLCHLVKNCYLKPSTLLKDGAKANEKLVYQPKPIPTK